Within Candidatus Hydrogenedens sp., the genomic segment GAACGACTATCTCTTTTTGTTCAGAGAGTATTTTTAACGCTTTGTCCCCATCAGAGGCTAATTCGACTGTGAAGCCTTCGTCTGTTAATAATTCATGAAGGACTTCACGAATAATTAATTCATCATCTGCAATTAATATTTTCTCTTTGTGTTTAGGCATCACGACATTTTAACCCAATAAAATTTGAATATTCAAAATTAAAACAATAAATTAAATAATTATAAGTGTTATTTTATATAATAAGAAACGGATAAAAGAAACAAATAATATAAGGTATGGTCACATGGAAAAGAAGCGGTATTATTTTAGATGGCGAGTTATTGTTTTGTTGTTAAGTTTTTTCATTAGTAACTGTATATATGGGATGTCAGCAGGTATTGCAAAGGTTGTAATTACGCCTGATATAACTCGTGAGCCTGTTGGTGTTTTTGGGAATAAGATGACGCACGTTGGGAGGGATATTTATGCGAGGGCTCTTGTATTAAATGATGGAGAGAAAAGGCTTGTTATTGTTACATACGATTTAAATTGTCTTGATGTGGCTACACCTATATTACGGGAACGGATAGAACAGGAATTAGGGATAGCACCGGAATATTTTATTCCTTTAGCAACACATAATCATTGTGCTCCAATTCAGATTGTTCCAGATAATTTTGAGTATGGTCGTTGGTTAGCCCAAAAGATATTTGAATTAATTCAAGAAGCGATAAGGAATGAAAAAAGTTCGGTGTCTTTGGAGTTTGGTTTTGGGTATGTATATCATTTGATAAGTGTAGGTAATGCTCCTATAGATTATGAGGTGCAGGTTTTAAAAGTCATTGATGAAACGGGCAGTCCAATGGCTATACTTTTTAATCATCCTACACATCCATTGCATGTCGAAGGGCAAAATCATGTTATAGATACAGGTCATGTTGGATATGCAGTTGAATATCTTGAGAAGGAATATGCTGGGGCACTGGTTTTGTATGCGGATGCATGTGGAGCAAATCAATTTACGAAAAATATGATGAGTGCTCCGTTGTCAGTTGTTCAACGATATGGGGAAGAATTAGCAAAGGAGGTTGTTAACATTGTGCAAGGGAAGCAAACGGTTATTGATGGTCATATTCGAAGTTCTTTTCAAATAGTTCCTTTATCGTTGGGAAAACCGATTTCACGGGAAGAAGCGGAACGACTTTCTTTGTTCTATCCTACGGATATAGGTTATGTTCCGTATCCACATCCTGACCGTGATACGAACTGGCTTCGTTCAGTATTGAAGCATTACAAAGAGAATATCCCCTTCCCGATACGGAGTTCAGACAAAATATGTACTGATGATGGTTTTCTTGTAGAACAAAATCCTGACGGTAGGAAATATCCGTGTAGGTATGAAGAGTCTATTGTTGCGAAAATAGGCAATTTAATTTTTGTAGCATTGCAGGGAGAAGTTTGTGCACCGATTGGTATGCGGATTAAGGATGCTTTTCGTAATGAACATCCTATTATGTTGTTTGCATATATGGGTGAACACAATTTATATATACCGACGCGTGAGATTGTTAGATTAGGTATTTATCAGGCTAAGGTAATTCAGGAGCAATATGCATCACCTGTGGGTTGGTCGCCTACGGTTGAAGATGAGATGGTCAGTGCTGTTCAAAGTCAGATTAAAGAGATTTTAAGAATTAAATAGTTGATGATTTAGAGGAGAAGAGATAGTACTTATGATTAAAGCGGTTTCATTTGATTTTTGGGGAACATTGTTCAGAGATGCCTTTGGAAGGGAACGAGGTCAATATAGGGCAAAGGCGATATTGGATGTTGTCAAGGAGCGTATCTCATTGGAGGATGCGTTAGAAGCCTTATCTGTTGTGGGTAGGGAGTTTAGCCGATGCCATATTGAGGAGCAGAGAACCCTTACACCAGAAGATGCAGTTGATATTGTGTGTCTTAATCTTGGTTTAGAATTACATGATAAGGACCGAAAATATCTTGCAGAAGAATTTGCGACTGCAATCCTTGTATTTCAGCCTGAACCGATTGAGAATGCGTTGGAAGCGGTTCGATATACGGCTCAATTTGTTCCTGTGGGCTTAATATCAGATACTGGGATTTCGCCTGGGTCGTCATTGAAACAATTACTCGAAATACATGGTTTTACTGAATATATTACGTCGTATCGTTTTTCAGATGAAGAGGGAGTATCCAAACCACAGTCTGTGATGTTTGAGAAGACGGCAGTTGAATTAGGTGTTCAACCAGAGGAATTATTACACATTGGTGACCTGGAACTGACAGATATTATTGGTATAAAACAATTAGGAGGGAAGGCATGTCTCTTTACCGGGGCAACTATGAAATATCTTGGTAGAACAATTGCTGATTTCCAATTTTCAGATTGGTTAAGTTATATTCAAGAACTACCTAATATCCTCAATCATTATTATGATTAATGTTGATATGTAAAGAGGAAGAACCTCAATTGAAGGTTGTTTTTTAGAGGGGTGTATCCGGGTTGAATTTATCTATGATGGTTATTCATTTTCAATTTTTAGTGTAAAGTTTTTACCAGTTACGATGGATTCATCTACCACTATGGGTCCGTGTTCGGGCAATACGACGGGCATCTTAATTACATTTAAGATGTCTTTTTGAATGTCAATTCCAGGCATAACCCAGCGTAATTCCATTCCTTTTTCGGTTAAAACGAATGCACCGATGTGTGTTATATAAAAGACTTGTTTGCCATTTTTTAAGGCTTCTTTTCCATTAAAAGTAATTTCGTCTACTTTTTCTATAAATTTAGGTTGACCGTGACTTAGTACTTTTACTTTTCCATTTTCAATTTTTATTTTTGCTTGATTTCCCCATGCAACACAGAAGAAGACTTTTTTTGCGGCGGTGGTTAGGTCGATAAAACCACCAGGCCCGACGTAATTAATAGCACCTTCGCCTCGTTTTGATACGTTTACATTTCCATCACCATCCACCTGTAAAGCACCGAGAATGACACTATCTAATCGTTGATACATTCGTGAGAAAATGGTTGCAGATGAGACAATTTCTGTTGGATTTACAGAGGCACCGAAGAATATTCCGGGTGCTGGTAAGCCACCTAATACTCCGCTTTCGGTCATGAGTGTAATATCTTTCATGGCACCACTTTCGTAGAGGAGTCGAGATGTTTCTTCTGGCAGTCCTACGCCGATGTCTACATAATCACCTTTTTTAGAATATTGTACGAATATTGATGCGGAGAGACGTGCTAAGACTTCATCGGCAGGTGTTCGTCGTGGTGTAATTCCGAGGACATTATTTACAAAGCGAACTCTTGCGATACCTTCATCAATAGGGGTTTTGCTGTTTAGTGTGATAAAATCCCAATAGCGGGTATGTCTTACTCCACCAGTTTGTTCTGTTCCTTTCCATACAACAACGGCGTCAATGTCTGATGCAGGTAGGAAAATTTCATCGTAACCTTTTTCAACGATTTGTCCAACATTGGCTATTACAATACCACCACGTCTTTTTACTGCTTTGGTAATTTCGTAACTCTCTGAGATTAGAACGCAGTTTTTAATATATATGTTGCCTTCACGGTCTGCGGATGGTGCATTGAATACCGCAACATCTAACCAGGGGATTTCATATTTAAGTGAGTCGTTGACAACGGATACGTATTGCGGTTTATTACCGTTCAAAACGGGTGTGCCTCGTCCTGTACGGGGGTCAATAAATGTGCCAATGCCCGTTTTGTTAATGATATAGTTTTTTCCTTCTTCTCCCATTGCTTTAAGTATCAAGGTAAGGGTTCCTTGAGGGATGATATGAAGTTCACATAGCCCTTGGTCTGCTAATTTTAAGATGGATTTAAATGTCTCGGTATGCCCGGTAAAAAATCGGGTGCATAATCCGGGTAAGCCTAATTCTTCTAATGTTCCGGGTATTTTGCCTCTTCCTCCCTGTCCTCCAACACTGACGATGGTTAGGTTTTTGGGTTTGCCAGTTTCTTCAAACATTTCTCGAATTGCCCACCATATCAGGGATGCACGTTGATTCCCTGCAAGTCCAGATGTGCCAATGACAGCCCCATCGGGTATTAAAGAAACTGCTTCACGGGCACTCATAAATTTGGGATTACCAGGGACACGTACTGCCTTTTTTGTATTTCTCCAATCCCAAGTTGCTCTCCATCGTGCAATTAGATATAAAAGTTGGAGTTTTGTGAACAAATTCATAGTTTATTAACCTTTTATAAATATTTTGTTTATTTTTGCGGAAAGATTATATTAAATTATGAATGCACATTTCATAAATTAATTTTTTTTATTGTTTTTATTGTCAGGTATGTGAAATTTTTAATTGTTATAATTTTGGGCAAGTATTAGACAATTTTGAGTCAAAATAGGTTTAGTTTTTATATAATAATTTGTAATCAATATATTTTTTAATTAACAAAAGGAAAGATTGTGATACTGACACAGAGACAGGCAAATATAATTGATAATTATTTATCAGAGGTAGATAAAGCGTTAGGTGCAAGTATAGGAGAAAATTATAAGAAGGAAATACTTGCGAAACTCAAGGAAAGGATTTATTCTGCATTACGACAAAATGAAAGAAGTTATATTAATGATGAAGAGTTAATCCGTATATTAGAAGAACAATTTGATACACCTGAGGTTCAGGCAAGGAAGATTATTCATCCTAAGGATGCAAAGAAAGTTTTGATATTAAATCGAGAGGGAGGGATATGGCTTGGTGTTTGTAGTGGTATTTCTTTGAGAAGTAAGTTGCCTGTGTTGTTTATACGATTATTATTTGTTATGTTGGGTATTATTTTGGGGATTGGTTTATTTTTATATATTGCATTTTATTTTTGGTTATATTTTAGGTCTGGTATATATAGAGGCACGTCGGTACAGTGGGGGTTTTTTATATGGCAAATATTTCTTACGATATTGATTTTGATGGCGGTGTTTGGATGTTCAGTTTTAATATTAAAGGGAATTGAGTATATTCACTATAATTATGTAAGTCATCTTTCGGAGAAGAGCAGACTATTATATGATGCATATAACTATAATATTATGATATGTCTTTGTTTTTGTTGGACATGTTTATTATGTGGATGTATGGGAGGTTTACCTTTGAAGAATGAGTGGGATAAGACATTTAGGAATTTGAGGGATGCTCAAATAGCCCTTTTTGTTTTTTTAGAATTTATTTTAATAGTAAGTTTATGTGTTTGGCTTATTGTCGATGCGGTTGATGTTATTAGGGATATAGTAATATGACATGTTCGTCATTTTAATGATACATTAGATATAGATATTGGTATAATTTTTTTAAGTTTAATGATTAGAAGGAAGGAAATATGGTAATGATGATTCCTGAGAAGGGTAAGACTTCAGATGAAGTGTTGAAGGAATTAGAATCTGCAAGGCAGAATGATGCTCGTTGGGAGGAAGGAAGGATATTTAGTTTGGTATTTCATCATTCAGAGGAACATTCTCAGTTAATAAAAGAGGCGTACGGGATGTATATCCATGAGAATGGACTAAATCCGATGGCTTTTTTGAGTTTGAGGAAGTTTGAATCCGAAGTGGTACAAATGACGGCTTCTTTGCTTCATGGGGATAGTGAGACAGTAGGTTGTATGACTTCTGGTGGGACGGAAAGTATTTTATTAGCCATGAAAACATATAGGGATAAAGCGAGGAAGGAACGTAAGAAGCGTTACTTTGTGCCTGAGGTTGTTTTGCCAGATACTGCACATGTGGCGTTTGAGAAAGCGGGTGAATATTTTGACATAAGGATGATACATGCCCCAGTGGATAAAAAAGGAAAAGTAGATATTAAAGCGATGGAACGGAGGATAACACCCAATACGGTTGCGTTGGTAGGTTCTGCACCGAATTATCCTTATGGAACTATTGACCCGATTGAAGAATTGAGCGAATTAGCAATTAAATATAATTTAGGGTTGCACGTAGATGCGTGTGTAGGTGGTTTTGTTTTGCCATGGTTTGAGCGGTTAGGAGAGGCTATTCCTCGGTTTGATTTTCGAGTGCCAGGGGTAACGTCTATTTCTGCAGATTTGCATAAATATGGTTATTCAGCTAAAGGTGCGTCGGTAATTTTATATCGTTCGATAGAGATAATGAAGCATCAAATTTTTGTTTATGTAAACTGGCCTGGAGGGATATTTATGTCGCCAGGGATAACGGGAACCCGACCTGGTGGTGCTATTGCATCTGCTTGGGCAACCCTTATGAGAATGGGGCAGGAGACATATCTGGAAAATGCACAAAAATTAATAGGGGTGATTAAGAGGTTTCAAGAAGGGATAAAATCGATTTCGGAGTTAGAAATTATTGGAGACCCTCAGGGACCTTTATTTGCTTATTGTAGTAAAGATGAACGAGTAAATATTTATTCTGTTGCGGATTTGTTAGAGGAAAAAGGGTGGCACATTGACCGCCAGCAAAAACCTCCCAGTATCCATTTTATGATTAACCCTATACATGAGAAAATTGTTGATGAATATATTCGTGATTTGAAAGAGGCGGTTGAGAAGGTGAAAGAGCATCCAGAACTTGCAAAACAGTCGAAAGCACCGACATATGGAATGATGGCAAACGTCCCATTACGAGGCTTGGTTGAGTCAGAAGTGCGGAAAATTGTTGCAAATATGTTTAAGAGTGAATCGCAGAATATTGTTCTTGATGAACCAAATGCTCCTGTAAATGGATTAAATATATTGAAAACGTTGTTGAACTATCTAAAAGGGAAATAATTTTTATTATTATGCTAATCTTATGAACAAAAAACTCTATTTTTTTATTGTATATGTATTTCTTTTTATGTTTGTCTCCAATGCTCAAGAAAAGTGGATGGAGAGTGTAAGGAGTGGATTGGATAGTGTTGTGAAAGGGATACACCAAATTGGTTCGTATGCTGATGAGGTTTTAAGGTCTAATCTTTTTGGTGTAGAACAATCTATTCCTTATAAAACGGAGCGTACGTATGAAAATCAGTTTCCTGTTGCTCAAAATGTAAATTTTCTTATTAGTAATGAATTTGGGATAGTAGAGATTAAATCGTGGAATGAGCCTGTTGTTCATATTTCTACGACACTTGCTGTTGGGAGTCAGGAACAGGAATCTTTGAATCAGGTATTGAACGAATATCAACCGAAAGTTATAAATGAAAATAATGTTATTTCGATAGAGAACCATTTTCCAGAGGCTAAAGTCTCATATATAAAGGTAGACCATGTTATAACGGTTCCTCGTTCTGCGAGTGTGTCTGTTGATAATTTTTTTGGAGATACTCGAGTGGTGGGTATTGGTGGAAATGTAACATTAAACAATCAATATGGTGCTGTCGAACTTGAAAATATAAATGGTAACGTTTCAGTACGGATGCAGGGTGAGTTTCCTGTGAAGGTTAGACGGATAACAAATGGTGGTACATTTTATCTTTCGAGGTGTGTTGCGGAATTTTCAGATATTTCAGGAGATATGAATATTTACAATTTATTGGGCAGTGTTAAACTTCAAAAATTAGGTGTAGGGCGATTTTCTCTTCATAGTGATAGTGGTAGGGTGTTTGTTCAGATAGATGATGTGCAAAATATTGATATTAAAGGCAGTTTACTGAGTAGTACATTTAATACGGATTTGTCTGTTATTCAAAAAACAACAGGGGCATTAAATGTAGTCAATTTACAGAATCCTGAAGCGACGTGTAGATTGGATGTTTCAGCAACATTTTCGGAAATAGCCATTTCGAAAACCGAAGCGTCTATATCAGATTTGACGACTGTGATATCCAACGCTAAACCTTATAGTGAAATATCCACATGGGAAGAGGGTATAACATCTGGGGATGTTCTGATTATTAATAATCAGAAAGGGGATATTCGTTTGTTAACATCTGAAGAGCCCAAGGTAAAAGTTAAAGCGACGCGGTTAGTGTGGGTATCGTCGGCAGATAGAGCACCGACAATGCTTGAGAAGGTCACGGCGAACTTTCATAGAACCGATAATCGAGTTTATGTAACAAGTGGAGGTAATTTTGATAAAAACATAGATACATCCTTTGATTGGCGAGTGGATGTTCAGGTGTTTTGTCCTGTGGGTATAGAGGTTGTAATTGAATCGAATGATGGACAAACTGCGTGTGAGAATATACAAGGGTCTTTGAGAGTAAACCAGTCTTCTGGTTTGATAACCCTTTCAAAATGTAAAGGTTCTTATTTCCTTTCCAATCAGAAGGGGAATATTAAAGTAGAAGAAGTTGAGGGAGATGGTGAGATTACTATTCGTAATGGTGTGGCATCTTTGAAAAATGTTAATTCTCCGATTAATATTACAGCGTTTCAATCTAAAGTTAATATGGAGGATATACATGCTCGTGTTTTTGGTCGAGTGCAAGAAGGCGATATATATTTTTTAGCAATGAACGGGATATATGGTGATATTGATATTATGGTGGAAAAAGGGAATATCAGCATGTTATTCCCCCCTGATGCAGATTGTAAGATCAAAGCGGTTGCATACAATGGGATTATCGACTCTGCAATACCGTTGACAGGGTTGTTTTCAAGAACAAAGCAGGAAGCAGAGACGCAGTTAAGAGACGGTAAAAGTAATATTTTATTGCAGACAAGTAACGGGGATATTATTATTGATGGGAATATCGTTGAGAATGCGTCTGTTAGTGTTGAAACACCAACAGAATCAGGAAATAATGGGCAGAATCAATAACATCTAACTGAAATCTTTATCTATTTATAGGTTCGGTCAGTCATCAATGAAGAATTCAGAGTATATTATTATACGAGGTGCTCGGCAACATAATCTTGCAAATATTAACCTTGATTTACCACGTAATAAGTTAATTGTAATTACAGGATTGAGTGGTTCGGGTAAATCGAGCCTTGCCTTTGACACTATCTATGCGGAAGGGCAGAGGCGTTATGTAGAGAGTTTATCTGCGTATGCGAGGCAATTTTTGGAACAAATGGAGAAGCCGGATGTAGATTTGATTGAAGGGTTAAGTCCATCTATTTCTATTGAACAGAAAACGGTGCATCGTAATCCTCGCTCTACGGTTGGTACTGTTACTGAAATTTATGATTATCTTCGTCTTCTTTTTGCGAGGGTTGGAACGCCGTATTGTTATAAGTGTGGAAAGGTTATTTCTGCTCAGACCTCACAACAGATTGTTGACAATATTTTAAGATTTCCAGAGCAAACAAAGGTTCAAATATTGGCTCCATTAGTTCGCCAGAGGAAGGGGAATTATACGAAGCTTTTTGAGGAGATAAAAAAATCTGGTTTTGTTCGTGTCCGTGTGAATAGGAACATTTATCATGTTGATGATGAGATAACATTGGAGCGGTATAAAAAGCATGATATTGATGTTGTAGTAGACCGACTTGTTGTGAAGCCTGAGATACAGAAACGATTGACCGATTCGGTTGAAACGGCTTTGAAATTAGGGAATGGGTTAATTCGTGTGTGGTATGAAGTTCCTGGGGGTCAAGCCCAAGAACTTATGCAAAGTGAACGATTATCCTGTATTGATTGTAATATTTCAGTAGAAGAATTAGAACCACGGATGTTTTCGTTTAATAATCCTAATGGAGCCTGTCCTGTGTGTACAGGATTGGGCACAGTTATGGAGATTGACCCTGAACTTGTAGTGCCCAATCCTGAATTGTCGATTGCGGAAGGTGCGGTTGAACCGTGGAGTCAACGGCCTGTGCTTGATTCTATGTATCGGAAGACATTGCGGATGGTGTGTGAACATTATGGGAGCAGTCCGTTTATTCCGTGGAAAGATTTACCGGATGAGTTAAAGGATATTATCCTGTATGGGTCAGGGGATGAAGTTATTCATTTTAATTATCGGATGGCAAATAGTACGTATGAAACGTATAAACCGTTTGAAGGGGTTATTCCTAATCTTGAACGGAGATATAGGGAAACGCATTCGACTCGTGCCCGTGAGATGATACAGAACTATATGGCTGTCCGAGAATGTCGTGCCTGTCAGGGTACACGGTTGCGTCCTGAATCTCGTGCTGTTAAGGTAAGTGGGAAGAATATTATCGAAGTGACAAGAATGTCTGTTAAGGAAGCACGTTCCTTCTTTGAGGATTTACATCTTTCAGAATTTCATAGGAAAATAGCGGAACGGATACTGAAAGAGATTCGATTGCGATTATCGTTTCTTGCTGATGTGGGTTTGGATTATTTGACGTTAGACCGTTCTGCTGGGACGTTATCAGGTGGAGAGTCTCAACGAATAAGGCTTGCAAGTCAGATAGGTTCGGGATTGGTTGGGGTTATTTATGTTTTAGATGAGCCCAGTATAGGGCTCCATCCCCGTGATACGCATCGGCTTATCGAAACGTTGATGAAATTACGTAATTTGGGGAATACTGTGATTGTTGTGGAGCATGATGAAGCGACTATTCGTTCAGCAGACCATGTTGTTGATTTGGGTCCTGGTGCTGGTGTTCATGGAGGGAGGGTTGTTGCTCAGGGATCGCCGTCCAAGATAGAGAAGTCTAAAGAGTCATGGACAGGAAAATATCTTTCGGGAAAATTCCAAGTGTATTGCCCAGAGAAAGTACGGAAACCAAGAGATAAATGGCTTATTCTTCGAGGTGCTTCATTAAATAATTTGAAGAATATTGATGTGGCATTTCCATTAGGGTTATTTATTTGTGTGACAGGTGTTTCTGGTTCGGGAAAATCGAGTTTAATCAATGAGACGCTCTACCCTGCGGTGAAATATGCGATATTAGGTAGGAAACCCGAACAGAAACTGTATTACACTCAAATAGAGGGGATTGAGAACGTAGACAAGGTTATTGATATTGACCAATCTCCAATAGGTAGGACACCCCGTTCTAACCCAGCAACATATACGGGCTTATTTACCCCTATCCGTGAACTGTTTAGTAAGACACCTGAGGCTCGTGCGAGAGGCTATTCTCTAGGACGTTTTAGTTTTAATGTTAAAGGTGGTCGTTGTGAAGCATGCGAAGGCAATGGTTTTTTAACTATTGAGATGCAATTTTTGCCAGATGTTTATATCCCTTGCGATACGTGTCATGGTAAACGATATAACAGAGACACCTTGCAAATACAATACAAGGGGAAGAATATTGCGGAAGTGCTGGATATGACAGTGGAAGATGCTTTGGGGTTTTTTAAAAATATTCCCCAGATATCAAAGCCTTTGGAGACGCTGTTTGAGGTAGGTTTAGGATATATGAATTTGGGTCAACCAGCGACAACTTTATCAGGGGGTGAGGCACAACGAGTTAAGTTAGCAACAGAATTATTAAAGAGGCATACAGGGAACACGCTCTATATTTTGGATGAACCTACGACGGGCTTGCATGCTGTTGATGTAGACCGCCTTTTACGAGTTTTGCATCGATTGGTTGATTTGGGCAATACGGTCGTTGTCATTGAGCATAATCTTGAGGTTATACGGACAGCAGATTGGATTATCGACCTTGGACCTGAGGGAGGAGATGAAGGTGGAAAAATTGTTGCGGAAGGAACACCATCAGAAATTATGGAAGTCAAGGGCTCGTATACGGGTGAACATCTAAGAAGAAAGATGAGTTATATTTCTAATAAAAAATATGGTAATATGAAATAAAATATAAAGAAATTAAAACATATTTTTAAGAGGAAATGAGTAAATGAATTCATTGGAAAGGTATATCCGAACAATAAAGAAAGAACCCGTTGATTTTTTACCACGCATTCCTATATTGATGGCATTTGCTACACATCATATTGGTTCAAATTATAGTCAGTTTGTTCAGAATTATGAGGTGCTTGTCCGTGCAAATGAAGCCTGTGTTAGAGATTTTGGTATGGACCAATGGAGTACTATTTCGGACCCGTTTCGGGAGACTTCTGGTTTTGGAGCGGAATTGGTATTTCCAGAAGATGCTGTTCCGAGATGTGTAAAACCGACTTTAGAAGATGACCAAGATTTTACGAGATTACAACCGCCAGACCCTTATAAGTCACCTCGTATGTATGACCGTATACAGGCTGTTCGGGAAATGAGACGTCGAGTAAAAGATGAATATTCAGTGATGGGCTGGGTAGAAGGACCAGCAGCAGAAGGGGCAGATTTAAGAGGTGTTACAAATTTTCTTACGGATTTGTTGGTTCAGCCTGATTATGCTAATGAGTTGATGGCGTTTTGTATTGATACCGCTATTCATTTTGCACTGGCTCAATTGAAGGAGGGGGCAGATACTATTGGGATTGGTGATGCAATAGCAAGTCAAGTGTCTCCTCAATTGTATTATGATTTGATTTTTCCACATGAATATCGATTAATGAAGGCGATAAAAGATGCTGGTGGGTATGTGAGGCTACATATTTGTGGAAACACACGGCATCTACTTCCATACTGGAAAGAATTACCTTGTGATGTGTATGACTTAGATTGGTTTGTGCCATTGAAAGAAGCCCGTGACGTTCTTGGGCAAGATGCAGTGATTGCTACTAATTTAGACCCTGTGCGAGAAGT encodes:
- a CDS encoding HAD family hydrolase; this encodes MIKAVSFDFWGTLFRDAFGRERGQYRAKAILDVVKERISLEDALEALSVVGREFSRCHIEEQRTLTPEDAVDIVCLNLGLELHDKDRKYLAEEFATAILVFQPEPIENALEAVRYTAQFVPVGLISDTGISPGSSLKQLLEIHGFTEYITSYRFSDEEGVSKPQSVMFEKTAVELGVQPEELLHIGDLELTDIIGIKQLGGKACLFTGATMKYLGRTIADFQFSDWLSYIQELPNILNHYYD
- a CDS encoding CoA-transferase, with product MNLFTKLQLLYLIARWRATWDWRNTKKAVRVPGNPKFMSAREAVSLIPDGAVIGTSGLAGNQRASLIWWAIREMFEETGKPKNLTIVSVGGQGGRGKIPGTLEELGLPGLCTRFFTGHTETFKSILKLADQGLCELHIIPQGTLTLILKAMGEEGKNYIINKTGIGTFIDPRTGRGTPVLNGNKPQYVSVVNDSLKYEIPWLDVAVFNAPSADREGNIYIKNCVLISESYEITKAVKRRGGIVIANVGQIVEKGYDEIFLPASDIDAVVVWKGTEQTGGVRHTRYWDFITLNSKTPIDEGIARVRFVNNVLGITPRRTPADEVLARLSASIFVQYSKKGDYVDIGVGLPEETSRLLYESGAMKDITLMTESGVLGGLPAPGIFFGASVNPTEIVSSATIFSRMYQRLDSVILGALQVDGDGNVNVSKRGEGAINYVGPGGFIDLTTAAKKVFFCVAWGNQAKIKIENGKVKVLSHGQPKFIEKVDEITFNGKEALKNGKQVFYITHIGAFVLTEKGMELRWVMPGIDIQKDILNVIKMPVVLPEHGPIVVDESIVTGKNFTLKIENE
- a CDS encoding PspC domain-containing protein; this translates as MILTQRQANIIDNYLSEVDKALGASIGENYKKEILAKLKERIYSALRQNERSYINDEELIRILEEQFDTPEVQARKIIHPKDAKKVLILNREGGIWLGVCSGISLRSKLPVLFIRLLFVMLGIILGIGLFLYIAFYFWLYFRSGIYRGTSVQWGFFIWQIFLTILILMAVFGCSVLILKGIEYIHYNYVSHLSEKSRLLYDAYNYNIMICLCFCWTCLLCGCMGGLPLKNEWDKTFRNLRDAQIALFVFLEFILIVSLCVWLIVDAVDVIRDIVI
- a CDS encoding aspartate aminotransferase family protein, whose amino-acid sequence is MVMMIPEKGKTSDEVLKELESARQNDARWEEGRIFSLVFHHSEEHSQLIKEAYGMYIHENGLNPMAFLSLRKFESEVVQMTASLLHGDSETVGCMTSGGTESILLAMKTYRDKARKERKKRYFVPEVVLPDTAHVAFEKAGEYFDIRMIHAPVDKKGKVDIKAMERRITPNTVALVGSAPNYPYGTIDPIEELSELAIKYNLGLHVDACVGGFVLPWFERLGEAIPRFDFRVPGVTSISADLHKYGYSAKGASVILYRSIEIMKHQIFVYVNWPGGIFMSPGITGTRPGGAIASAWATLMRMGQETYLENAQKLIGVIKRFQEGIKSISELEIIGDPQGPLFAYCSKDERVNIYSVADLLEEKGWHIDRQQKPPSIHFMINPIHEKIVDEYIRDLKEAVEKVKEHPELAKQSKAPTYGMMANVPLRGLVESEVRKIVANMFKSESQNIVLDEPNAPVNGLNILKTLLNYLKGK
- the uvrA gene encoding excinuclease ABC subunit UvrA yields the protein MKNSEYIIIRGARQHNLANINLDLPRNKLIVITGLSGSGKSSLAFDTIYAEGQRRYVESLSAYARQFLEQMEKPDVDLIEGLSPSISIEQKTVHRNPRSTVGTVTEIYDYLRLLFARVGTPYCYKCGKVISAQTSQQIVDNILRFPEQTKVQILAPLVRQRKGNYTKLFEEIKKSGFVRVRVNRNIYHVDDEITLERYKKHDIDVVVDRLVVKPEIQKRLTDSVETALKLGNGLIRVWYEVPGGQAQELMQSERLSCIDCNISVEELEPRMFSFNNPNGACPVCTGLGTVMEIDPELVVPNPELSIAEGAVEPWSQRPVLDSMYRKTLRMVCEHYGSSPFIPWKDLPDELKDIILYGSGDEVIHFNYRMANSTYETYKPFEGVIPNLERRYRETHSTRAREMIQNYMAVRECRACQGTRLRPESRAVKVSGKNIIEVTRMSVKEARSFFEDLHLSEFHRKIAERILKEIRLRLSFLADVGLDYLTLDRSAGTLSGGESQRIRLASQIGSGLVGVIYVLDEPSIGLHPRDTHRLIETLMKLRNLGNTVIVVEHDEATIRSADHVVDLGPGAGVHGGRVVAQGSPSKIEKSKESWTGKYLSGKFQVYCPEKVRKPRDKWLILRGASLNNLKNIDVAFPLGLFICVTGVSGSGKSSLINETLYPAVKYAILGRKPEQKLYYTQIEGIENVDKVIDIDQSPIGRTPRSNPATYTGLFTPIRELFSKTPEARARGYSLGRFSFNVKGGRCEACEGNGFLTIEMQFLPDVYIPCDTCHGKRYNRDTLQIQYKGKNIAEVLDMTVEDALGFFKNIPQISKPLETLFEVGLGYMNLGQPATTLSGGEAQRVKLATELLKRHTGNTLYILDEPTTGLHAVDVDRLLRVLHRLVDLGNTVVVIEHNLEVIRTADWIIDLGPEGGDEGGKIVAEGTPSEIMEVKGSYTGEHLRRKMSYISNKKYGNMK
- a CDS encoding uroporphyrinogen decarboxylase family protein — encoded protein: MNSLERYIRTIKKEPVDFLPRIPILMAFATHHIGSNYSQFVQNYEVLVRANEACVRDFGMDQWSTISDPFRETSGFGAELVFPEDAVPRCVKPTLEDDQDFTRLQPPDPYKSPRMYDRIQAVREMRRRVKDEYSVMGWVEGPAAEGADLRGVTNFLTDLLVQPDYANELMAFCIDTAIHFALAQLKEGADTIGIGDAIASQVSPQLYYDLIFPHEYRLMKAIKDAGGYVRLHICGNTRHLLPYWKELPCDVYDLDWFVPLKEARDVLGQDAVIATNLDPVREVMDSTPEVISQKLKQMYKEVGYPLMIGAGCEIPSGTPNENLKALCTPIEF